The Pedobacter africanus genome has a window encoding:
- a CDS encoding sensor histidine kinase: MSFNTKAQPILLDSSYTYGNIGKQVSYFEDKEAGITFDGVKVLEKRGKFQQSKSEVLNLGNTKSAFWVKITYKSAVAGRDYLVIDVPNIEHIDCYVETNTQLIHKSAGSIQPSVPGVITRNNYIIPLPEQGQNPGVSTIWLRVKTNNILLLPIKMATSENFVPGLSVKNSMQSIYIGILLTLFVFNIFLFFSIGDRTYLYYSIYVISLAVYVVGYLRGYSYLLGDQFRIMLNLYPHLFLSISIISGILFSSKFLNLHTLFPSFSKVCKALIGLSIVMLLTSAAGLKSISAILAQFLSISSAIILWTYGILAYRKGHAPAKYFILAWTFIAFTIILAVISMEGILPFRDFSFQLVPIGSTIELLLLAFALGDRYRTIIRNEQLVRDENLLLVQTQNQRLEKLVEDRTLKLSESIVQLEASNAVKNKLFSIIAHDLRSPFASLVSIFSLKDMDLLSLDELKMLLNENKKNIDTIHNTLNNLLYWAKSQMEGLKNQPTVFDLKLMAEDLVLVYSPLIQAKGIAVNLQAPQHPLVYADENQIQLVLRNLIDNAIKFTPPSHSIGISLTKNKTSIEVCVNNTTSNSNELNIESITNTSAFEATSGTGHEKGIGLGLHLCREYLKGNGSELKVNISGRSVSFCFQLPKPGVADTISL; encoded by the coding sequence TTGAGTTTTAATACAAAGGCGCAGCCTATACTGCTGGACAGCAGCTATACCTATGGTAATATCGGTAAACAGGTAAGCTATTTTGAAGATAAGGAGGCGGGGATTACTTTTGACGGGGTTAAAGTACTGGAAAAAAGGGGAAAGTTTCAACAAAGCAAAAGCGAGGTCCTCAATTTAGGAAATACAAAATCTGCCTTTTGGGTAAAGATCACTTACAAAAGTGCCGTTGCCGGCAGGGATTACCTGGTGATAGATGTGCCAAACATAGAACATATTGACTGCTATGTTGAAACCAATACCCAATTGATCCATAAAAGTGCAGGATCAATACAGCCCTCGGTACCCGGAGTAATTACCAGGAACAACTACATCATTCCCTTACCCGAGCAGGGCCAAAACCCTGGCGTTTCGACCATCTGGCTCAGGGTTAAAACCAATAATATTTTGCTCCTGCCCATAAAAATGGCCACTTCCGAAAATTTTGTACCTGGTTTATCTGTAAAAAACAGCATGCAATCTATTTATATTGGTATATTGCTTACACTGTTTGTCTTTAATATCTTCCTTTTTTTCAGCATAGGAGACCGGACTTATCTTTATTACAGCATTTATGTGATTTCCCTGGCCGTATACGTGGTGGGGTATTTAAGGGGTTACAGCTATTTGCTGGGCGATCAGTTCAGGATCATGCTGAACCTTTATCCCCATCTTTTTCTGAGTATATCCATCATTTCGGGCATCCTGTTTTCCAGCAAGTTCCTGAACCTGCACACCTTGTTTCCTTCGTTCAGCAAAGTATGTAAAGCACTGATCGGGCTTAGTATCGTTATGCTGCTGACCAGCGCTGCCGGTCTTAAAAGTATATCGGCCATCCTAGCGCAATTTCTTTCCATAAGTTCGGCCATCATTTTATGGACATACGGTATTTTGGCCTACCGAAAAGGGCATGCACCTGCAAAATATTTCATCCTGGCCTGGACATTTATTGCATTTACCATCATCCTTGCCGTGATCAGTATGGAAGGGATTTTACCTTTCCGGGATTTTAGTTTTCAGCTGGTACCCATAGGCTCTACCATAGAGCTTTTACTGCTTGCTTTTGCGTTGGGCGATCGTTACCGCACCATTATCCGCAATGAGCAGCTGGTACGAGATGAGAATCTTTTACTGGTGCAGACACAGAACCAGCGGCTGGAAAAACTAGTGGAAGACCGCACGCTTAAGCTTAGTGAGAGTATTGTACAGCTTGAAGCCTCCAATGCGGTAAAAAATAAGTTGTTTTCTATCATTGCGCATGATCTGAGAAGTCCCTTCGCCAGCCTGGTCAGCATTTTCTCCTTAAAAGACATGGACTTGCTTAGTCTGGATGAGTTAAAAATGTTGCTGAATGAGAATAAAAAAAACATCGATACCATACACAATACGTTGAACAACCTGTTGTACTGGGCCAAAAGCCAGATGGAGGGCCTAAAAAACCAACCCACGGTGTTTGACCTGAAACTCATGGCAGAAGATCTGGTCCTGGTATACTCACCACTTATACAAGCTAAAGGAATTGCCGTTAACCTTCAGGCCCCGCAACATCCACTGGTATATGCCGATGAAAACCAGATCCAACTGGTATTGCGGAACCTGATTGACAATGCCATAAAGTTTACCCCGCCCTCGCACAGCATTGGCATCAGCTTGACGAAAAATAAAACCAGTATAGAAGTCTGCGTAAACAATACAACTTCAAATTCGAATGAGCTGAATATAGAGAGCATTACCAACACTAGCGCATTTGAGGCCACTTCCGGTACCGGGCACGAAAAAGGAATCGGACTGGGCCTGCACCTTTGCCGTGAATACCTGAAAGGGAACGGCAGCGAATTAAAAGTAAATATAAGCGGCAGGTCAGTTTCATTTTGCTTTCAGTTGCCCAAACCAGGTGTTGCCGACACTATTTCGCTATAA
- a CDS encoding ABC transporter ATP-binding protein, whose protein sequence is MPIQNILDIQNVSKTYKSAGNALTVLSDISFSVEQGATVAITGPSGSGKTTLLGLCAGLDRASSGSVSLNNVKLNQLTEDERATIRNRYVGFIFQNFQLMPTLTALENVMVPMELRREKDVRARAVELLDKVGLSARANHYPIQLSGGEQQRVSLARAFSNRPAILFADEPTGNLDGETSEKIEKLMFGLNQEAGTTLVIVTHDLELASRTSRIIRLKSGLIQSDQHA, encoded by the coding sequence ATGCCCATCCAAAACATTCTCGATATTCAGAACGTCAGTAAAACCTACAAAAGCGCAGGCAATGCGCTTACCGTATTAAGCGACATCAGTTTTTCTGTTGAGCAAGGCGCTACCGTTGCCATTACCGGACCTTCCGGCAGTGGAAAAACAACTTTACTGGGGCTATGTGCCGGCCTTGACAGGGCAAGTTCAGGCAGTGTGAGCCTGAATAATGTAAAGCTGAACCAGCTTACAGAAGATGAACGAGCTACGATAAGGAACCGCTATGTAGGTTTTATTTTTCAAAATTTTCAGCTGATGCCCACACTTACGGCCCTTGAAAATGTAATGGTACCCATGGAATTACGCAGAGAGAAAGATGTACGTGCCAGGGCAGTAGAGTTATTGGATAAGGTAGGCTTATCGGCGCGGGCAAACCACTACCCAATACAGCTTTCAGGCGGGGAGCAACAAAGGGTATCCCTTGCGAGGGCCTTTTCCAACCGACCAGCCATACTTTTTGCCGATGAACCTACCGGCAATTTGGACGGGGAAACCAGCGAGAAGATTGAGAAACTGATGTTCGGCCTGAACCAAGAGGCAGGTACCACACTGGTCATTGTAACACACGATCTGGAACTGGCTTCGCGTACCAGTCGCATCATCAGGTTAAAAAGTGGACTCATTCAATCAGACCAGCATGCCTGA
- the guaB gene encoding IMP dehydrogenase: MQLDPNKFIAEGLTYDDVLLVPAYSEVLPRDVDTGSFLTKKIRLNVPIVSAAMDTVTEAGLAIAIAQAGGIGMLHKNMSIERQAEEVRKVKRSESGMIQDPVTLSENARVADAFQIMKDFKIGGIPVIDNENKLVGIITNRDLRFQKDMQRKVSEVMTRENLITAPEGTTLLQAEEILQDYKIEKLPVVDKEGHLAGLITFKDIQKYKNYPKACKDERGRLRVGAAVGVAADNIDRVAALVQAGVDVVTVDTAHGHSKGVIDMVKAIKQRWPDLQVIAGNIATAEAAIALAAAGADAVKVGIGPGSICTTRIIAGVGVPQLYAVFECAQALIGTGIPVIADGGIKQTGDIVKAIAAGANAIMAGSLFAGVEESPGETIIYEGRKFKSYRGMGSVEAMQQGSKDRYFQDETDVVTKLVPEGIVGRVPYKGTLAEVIYQYVGGLRAGMHYCGAATIDDLQKAKFVRITAAGMRESHPHDISITKEAPNYSR; encoded by the coding sequence ATGCAACTCGATCCCAATAAATTTATTGCCGAAGGTCTTACATACGATGACGTATTATTAGTACCCGCTTATTCCGAAGTTCTGCCACGTGATGTGGATACCGGAAGTTTCTTAACCAAAAAAATACGTCTGAATGTTCCTATCGTTTCTGCTGCAATGGATACGGTAACTGAAGCCGGTCTGGCTATTGCTATTGCTCAGGCTGGCGGTATCGGCATGCTGCATAAAAACATGAGCATAGAGCGTCAGGCAGAAGAAGTCAGGAAAGTGAAGCGTTCGGAAAGCGGAATGATCCAGGATCCGGTTACGCTGAGCGAAAATGCCAGGGTTGCCGATGCTTTCCAGATCATGAAAGATTTTAAGATCGGTGGTATTCCGGTTATTGACAACGAAAATAAACTGGTAGGTATCATTACCAATCGGGACCTGCGTTTCCAGAAAGACATGCAACGCAAGGTATCGGAAGTAATGACCCGCGAAAACCTGATCACTGCTCCTGAAGGAACGACCCTTTTACAGGCAGAAGAAATTCTGCAGGATTATAAAATTGAAAAACTCCCTGTAGTGGACAAGGAAGGTCACCTGGCCGGACTGATTACTTTCAAGGATATCCAGAAATATAAAAACTACCCTAAAGCCTGTAAAGATGAGCGCGGACGCTTGCGTGTTGGAGCTGCTGTAGGTGTTGCTGCTGATAACATCGACCGTGTTGCTGCGTTGGTACAGGCAGGAGTAGACGTAGTTACGGTTGATACGGCGCATGGCCATTCCAAAGGGGTTATTGATATGGTAAAAGCCATCAAACAAAGATGGCCGGATTTACAGGTCATTGCGGGAAACATCGCTACAGCAGAAGCAGCCATTGCTTTGGCCGCAGCTGGTGCTGATGCCGTTAAAGTAGGTATCGGTCCGGGGTCTATCTGCACTACCCGCATCATTGCCGGAGTAGGGGTACCCCAACTGTATGCTGTTTTTGAATGTGCACAGGCGCTTATCGGAACCGGGATTCCCGTAATTGCAGATGGAGGGATCAAACAAACGGGAGATATTGTTAAGGCTATTGCCGCCGGTGCAAACGCAATCATGGCAGGCTCACTGTTTGCTGGCGTGGAGGAATCACCGGGTGAAACCATCATTTATGAAGGACGTAAGTTCAAATCTTACCGTGGTATGGGCTCTGTAGAGGCCATGCAGCAAGGTTCTAAAGACCGTTATTTTCAAGATGAGACCGATGTAGTGACCAAATTGGTGCCGGAAGGCATTGTAGGGCGTGTGCCTTATAAAGGAACACTTGCCGAGGTTATTTATCAATATGTTGGCGGTTTAAGGGCGGGTATGCACTATTGTGGTGCAGCTACAATCGACGACCTTCAGAAAGCCAAATTTGTACGAATTACCGCTGCAGGTATGAGAGAAAGTCACCCGCACGATATTTCCATCACCAAAGAGGCACCAAATTATTCAAGATAA
- a CDS encoding ABC transporter permease, which produces MDSFNQTSMPENPSPINRPVASGWLFKMAWRDSRRNTSRLFLFISSIVLGIAALVAVYSFRENLQRDIDNQAKLLTGADLIIEGRKLPGKKTMALLDTLGMDRATERSFVSMVYFTKSQVSRLVQIRALQGNYPFYGKIETTPANAAQSFRQGPKRALVDKTLMLQFNVKKGDSIKIGELSFSVEGAIDKAPGQTGISSAISPIVYIPLQYLEQTGLTRKGSRIQYKYYFRYSSASAVEKSITQLQPLLEKENLDTETVASKKEDTGRSFKDVNRFLALSGFIALLLGCIGVGSAVHVYIREKLGSIATLRCLGVKSTEAFLIYLIQIVAIGFVGAVVGSLLGTLIQFLLPMVLKDFIPVEITMQVSWWAIGQGILLGLIISVLFALPSLLTVRHISPLSALRLSFEKAGKPFDPLKWLVYLLLLLFVFGFTWMQMSSWMQALVFAGGILIAFALLFALSKLLMWLVRRLLPGSASYLWRQGFANLYRPNNQTLILTVSIGLSTTFICTLFFVQGILMNRVTLSSGSKQANMLLFDIQSEQKEAMAALVKSQKLPVMSQVPIVTVRIEEINGKTANELAKADSVDNRQAKSGRQQEPSQRAFKGELRVTWQDTLTLAEKITAGKWSGKVAADQIVYVSLEESYARRIHVNVGDKIVFNVQGILVPTVVGSLREVNWSRMQTNFRVVFPAGVLEDAPKFYVLTTRVPSGKASAAFQTAVVRSFPNVSVIDLELVLEILDELLSKIGFVIRFMAIFSMATGWVVLLSAVLTSKGQRIRESILLRTLGASRKQILLITALEYLFLGAVAAAAGMILALGGSWALARFSFASSFTPSLWPIATFFITIVSLVVITGVWSSRSVLNHPPLEVLRKDT; this is translated from the coding sequence GTGGACTCATTCAATCAGACCAGCATGCCTGAAAATCCATCTCCAATAAATCGCCCTGTAGCCAGTGGATGGCTATTTAAAATGGCCTGGAGGGACAGCCGGCGCAACACATCCCGGCTCTTCCTTTTCATTTCATCTATTGTGCTGGGCATTGCAGCATTGGTTGCCGTTTATTCTTTCAGGGAAAATTTACAGCGGGATATAGACAATCAGGCTAAACTACTTACGGGTGCAGATCTGATCATTGAGGGCCGCAAACTGCCTGGCAAAAAGACTATGGCCCTGCTGGATACACTGGGTATGGACCGGGCAACCGAAAGGAGCTTTGTTTCTATGGTCTATTTTACAAAAAGCCAGGTTAGCAGGCTGGTACAGATCAGGGCGCTACAGGGCAACTATCCCTTTTACGGTAAAATTGAAACTACCCCGGCAAATGCAGCGCAAAGTTTCAGGCAAGGCCCAAAAAGAGCATTGGTAGATAAAACCCTAATGCTGCAGTTCAATGTAAAAAAAGGTGATTCCATCAAAATAGGTGAGTTGTCCTTTTCAGTTGAAGGGGCAATAGACAAAGCGCCCGGACAAACAGGGATTTCTTCTGCCATTAGCCCTATTGTTTATATTCCTCTTCAATACCTGGAGCAAACAGGTCTTACCCGAAAAGGCAGCCGCATCCAGTACAAATACTATTTCAGGTACAGCAGTGCATCTGCAGTGGAAAAGAGCATCACACAACTGCAGCCCCTGCTCGAAAAGGAGAACCTGGACACGGAGACAGTAGCTTCCAAAAAAGAAGATACTGGAAGATCGTTTAAAGATGTAAACCGCTTCCTGGCCCTCTCCGGATTTATTGCACTACTACTGGGCTGTATTGGTGTGGGCAGTGCAGTGCATGTCTACATCAGGGAAAAGCTGGGTTCAATAGCGACCCTGCGTTGCCTGGGGGTAAAGTCTACCGAGGCTTTCCTTATTTACCTGATCCAGATTGTGGCTATTGGTTTCGTTGGGGCTGTTGTAGGTTCATTGCTGGGCACACTTATCCAGTTTTTGCTGCCCATGGTATTGAAGGATTTTATCCCGGTTGAAATTACCATGCAGGTATCCTGGTGGGCTATCGGGCAAGGCATTTTGCTGGGCCTCATCATTTCTGTGTTGTTTGCCCTCCCATCTTTACTCACAGTAAGGCATATTTCGCCACTAAGTGCCCTGCGCCTTTCCTTTGAAAAAGCAGGAAAACCTTTCGACCCGCTGAAATGGCTGGTATACCTCCTCCTCCTGCTTTTTGTATTTGGTTTTACCTGGATGCAGATGAGCAGCTGGATGCAGGCCCTTGTATTTGCCGGGGGAATTTTGATTGCCTTTGCCTTACTTTTTGCACTTTCAAAATTATTGATGTGGCTGGTGCGCAGGCTGCTGCCTGGTTCTGCCAGTTATTTATGGCGACAAGGCTTTGCCAATTTGTACCGTCCGAACAACCAAACGCTGATACTTACCGTATCTATTGGCCTGTCTACCACCTTTATCTGTACGTTGTTCTTCGTACAGGGCATACTCATGAACCGGGTTACCTTATCTTCGGGTTCAAAACAGGCCAATATGTTGCTCTTCGATATACAAAGTGAACAAAAAGAGGCAATGGCTGCACTGGTAAAATCACAAAAACTGCCGGTAATGAGCCAGGTACCCATTGTAACGGTACGTATTGAAGAAATCAATGGCAAAACAGCTAATGAACTGGCTAAAGCTGATAGTGTAGATAACCGGCAAGCCAAGAGTGGCAGACAGCAGGAACCCTCGCAACGGGCTTTTAAAGGGGAGCTGAGGGTAACCTGGCAGGATACCCTTACTTTGGCCGAAAAGATTACAGCTGGTAAATGGAGTGGAAAAGTTGCGGCAGACCAGATCGTATACGTATCCCTGGAAGAAAGCTATGCCAGAAGAATTCATGTAAATGTGGGCGACAAGATCGTATTCAATGTGCAGGGCATACTGGTTCCTACTGTAGTAGGTAGTTTGCGGGAGGTAAACTGGAGCCGGATGCAGACCAACTTCAGGGTAGTTTTTCCCGCTGGCGTGCTGGAAGATGCGCCCAAATTCTATGTACTAACGACACGTGTACCTTCTGGTAAGGCATCTGCAGCGTTTCAGACAGCTGTAGTGCGGAGTTTTCCAAATGTATCGGTCATAGACCTTGAGCTGGTACTGGAAATACTGGATGAATTGCTGTCCAAGATCGGCTTTGTAATCCGTTTCATGGCTATTTTCAGTATGGCTACGGGCTGGGTTGTACTACTTTCGGCCGTGCTGACCAGTAAGGGACAACGCATTCGCGAAAGCATATTGCTCAGAACCCTGGGTGCCAGCCGCAAGCAAATCCTGCTCATCACAGCCCTGGAATACCTGTTTCTGGGTGCTGTTGCCGCTGCTGCAGGGATGATCCTTGCACTGGGCGGAAGCTGGGCATTGGCCAGGTTTAGTTTTGCAAGCAGCTTCACACCTTCCCTATGGCCAATAGCGACATTCTTTATCACCATCGTTTCGCTGGTAGTGATTACAGGTGTATGGAGCAGCCGGAGCGTGCTCAACCATCCGCCTCTTGAAGTGCTCCGGAAAGATACTTAG
- a CDS encoding outer membrane protein assembly factor BamB family protein gives MKYSFFFILLTFCFLNTSAQTFKYAFVTDTHVGTATGEEDLRRTVDDINKQTDLDFVLVTGDVTEMGTRLEIKLAKSILASLKIPFHVIPGNHDTGWSESGGVDFIKEFGSDKFTLDHKGYRFIACASGPYVRMSDGHIPRDAVVWLDKVLKNTPATMPVVFINHYPVDNSLDNWYEATNRIKKYNIQYAICGHGHANQALNFEGVPGTMGRSNLRAKDSIGGYNMVTMRSDSVLFAVKKPGMELERPWRKIALGKFTAGSTAKTERPSYQINSIYPQVKQAWNYHATANVISTPAATKDLVIFGNHIGEIEALSIKNGNRKWVHKTQGAIYSSPAISGNTVVLGSGDGFIYALNTGSGKQIWKFETKASVLGSPVIENGIVYIGGSDNNFRAINVQTGKQLWAFNGVEGTIVGKPLLYKGKVFFGSWGRHLYALDQSNGSLLWKWNNGSANRMFSPAMCTPMAHHDIVYFVAPDRVLTAVDANSGTTLWRNKEATVRESAGIAEDGSMIFGKTMNDEVVAYRTQATDPGISWRLNLGFGYEHVPSMLIAKDKQVFFGTRNGVVYAFDPTLRKIVWAHKIDNSMVNTVNVIDKNTVLVATMDGVVSLLKIK, from the coding sequence ATGAAATACAGCTTTTTTTTCATTTTACTGACTTTCTGCTTTTTAAACACAAGTGCCCAGACTTTTAAATATGCTTTTGTAACCGATACACATGTGGGTACGGCAACGGGTGAGGAAGACCTGAGAAGAACCGTGGACGACATCAATAAACAAACAGACCTGGATTTTGTACTGGTTACCGGCGATGTAACAGAAATGGGCACGAGGCTTGAAATTAAGCTGGCGAAATCTATACTGGCCTCCCTCAAAATCCCCTTTCATGTGATCCCGGGCAATCACGATACCGGGTGGTCTGAATCGGGAGGGGTAGATTTCATCAAGGAATTTGGAAGCGATAAATTTACTTTAGACCATAAAGGTTATCGCTTTATAGCTTGTGCATCCGGGCCTTATGTAAGGATGTCTGACGGCCATATTCCGAGAGATGCGGTTGTTTGGCTGGATAAGGTTTTAAAGAATACCCCTGCAACCATGCCGGTGGTGTTCATTAATCACTACCCTGTCGATAATAGTCTGGATAACTGGTATGAAGCCACAAACAGGATAAAAAAATACAATATACAATATGCCATATGCGGACATGGCCATGCCAACCAGGCCCTGAATTTTGAGGGTGTACCTGGCACTATGGGTCGTTCCAATTTGAGGGCTAAAGACAGCATCGGCGGTTACAACATGGTAACTATGCGCAGTGATTCGGTTTTATTTGCGGTTAAAAAACCTGGAATGGAATTGGAAAGGCCATGGAGAAAAATTGCATTGGGTAAATTTACTGCAGGCAGCACAGCGAAAACTGAGCGGCCATCTTACCAGATCAACAGTATCTATCCGCAGGTAAAACAGGCCTGGAATTACCATGCTACAGCTAACGTCATATCCACACCTGCGGCAACAAAAGACCTCGTTATATTTGGCAACCATATTGGCGAAATAGAGGCATTGTCCATTAAAAATGGCAATCGGAAATGGGTTCATAAAACCCAGGGGGCCATCTATTCTTCTCCGGCAATAAGCGGCAATACGGTAGTGCTCGGTTCTGGAGATGGCTTTATTTATGCCTTAAATACGGGCAGCGGTAAACAGATCTGGAAGTTTGAAACCAAAGCTTCAGTATTGGGAAGTCCGGTTATTGAAAACGGTATTGTTTACATTGGCGGAAGCGACAATAATTTCAGGGCGATAAACGTACAAACGGGTAAACAGCTCTGGGCATTTAACGGAGTGGAAGGCACTATAGTCGGAAAACCACTACTGTACAAAGGCAAGGTCTTTTTCGGTTCCTGGGGCAGGCATTTGTACGCACTGGACCAAAGCAACGGTTCTTTGCTGTGGAAATGGAATAATGGGAGCGCAAACCGCATGTTCTCGCCAGCCATGTGTACCCCTATGGCACACCATGATATTGTTTATTTTGTGGCACCCGACCGGGTGCTTACTGCAGTGGATGCCAATAGTGGAACTACACTTTGGAGAAATAAGGAAGCAACGGTACGTGAATCTGCGGGGATAGCAGAAGATGGGAGCATGATTTTTGGAAAAACCATGAACGATGAAGTGGTAGCCTATAGGACACAGGCAACCGATCCGGGAATTTCCTGGCGCTTAAACCTGGGTTTTGGTTATGAACACGTACCTTCAATGCTGATAGCCAAAGATAAGCAGGTATTTTTCGGCACGCGAAACGGTGTAGTGTATGCCTTTGACCCCACCTTACGCAAAATAGTATGGGCGCATAAAATAGACAACTCGATGGTGAACACGGTAAATGTAATTGACAAAAACACTGTTTTGGTGGCTACCATGGATGGTGTAGTTAGTTTGCTGAAAATTAAATAA
- a CDS encoding DUF3857 domain-containing protein, with the protein MNKKNALVLCLFLLASFSYAQLTVVSKPKTFKYGKIELSEFDTKGSGADSAAAAITLFDVGKGYFDVSPKTGDFVYVFERHIRYKIIGKAGYDYANLELSFYRRNSDETKLDYMDAATYNLEDGKIVTSKLNKDAKFSEKQDKNYTVKKFALPNVKEGSIVEYKYKMTSDFIFTLKPWYFQREIPTLYSEYEITIPEYYKYKPRTGGYVFLNPKQEMVNKTFILGQQSLTAACSKQVYRAENVPALKKESFITTMDDYLSKIGFELSSVTVPGQVYKEITSSWPQIVKGLKGEENFGAFINRRSYSKSLLKDIIKSETNPDNVTQLIFNYVKNNIKWNKEHYFYTSETNPKAVFEKKAGNSADINLCLLTLLTEANITASPVLLSTRENGAHPGFPMLTDFNNVLVQAVIGDKTILLDATDKDHAPNLIAYQNLNHEGLKIDLANENAEWISLETTHPSRRSISMMLTLDKENKFNGKLYLSSTGYEALNLRDKYRSAANELDYLKDYKTGKTGLGVKNYKIDNLNDPAEPLVETMDVLIEDNIEEAGNLAYFAPLLFERTKENPFRQEERVFPVDFAYPTEENYRITIDFPEGYQLDKTPKNEKIVLPEDKASFTFLFAIDQNKLMITSKIQVRKSFFTPEEYQDLKELFKNVVRKQAEQIVFKKS; encoded by the coding sequence ATGAACAAGAAAAACGCCCTGGTGCTATGCCTGTTTTTACTGGCATCTTTCTCCTATGCACAGCTAACGGTGGTTAGCAAACCAAAAACATTTAAATATGGAAAAATAGAACTTAGTGAATTTGACACGAAGGGCAGTGGTGCAGATTCTGCTGCTGCGGCCATAACTTTATTTGATGTAGGAAAGGGTTATTTTGATGTCAGCCCTAAAACAGGCGATTTTGTTTACGTTTTTGAAAGGCATATCCGCTACAAGATCATCGGTAAGGCCGGTTATGACTATGCAAATCTGGAACTTTCATTCTACAGAAGAAACTCCGATGAGACTAAGCTGGATTACATGGATGCGGCCACTTATAACCTGGAAGATGGCAAAATTGTTACCAGTAAGCTAAACAAGGACGCAAAATTCTCAGAAAAACAGGATAAAAATTATACGGTTAAAAAATTTGCATTGCCTAACGTAAAGGAAGGCTCTATTGTGGAATATAAATACAAGATGACTTCTGATTTTATATTTACACTTAAGCCCTGGTACTTTCAAAGAGAGATCCCTACACTATATTCTGAATACGAGATCACCATACCGGAATACTACAAATACAAACCTCGAACTGGCGGCTACGTATTTTTGAACCCTAAACAGGAAATGGTTAACAAGACCTTCATACTTGGACAGCAATCCCTTACCGCGGCCTGTTCAAAACAAGTTTACCGGGCAGAAAACGTACCAGCCCTGAAAAAAGAGAGCTTCATTACCACGATGGACGACTACTTGAGCAAAATAGGCTTTGAGCTGAGTTCAGTAACTGTTCCGGGACAGGTTTACAAAGAAATCACTTCCTCATGGCCTCAAATTGTAAAGGGTCTGAAAGGAGAGGAAAATTTTGGGGCCTTTATCAACCGAAGGAGCTATAGCAAAAGCCTTTTAAAAGACATCATAAAAAGTGAAACCAATCCTGATAACGTAACGCAACTCATATTTAATTATGTAAAGAACAATATCAAATGGAATAAGGAGCATTATTTTTACACATCAGAAACCAATCCCAAAGCCGTATTTGAAAAGAAAGCAGGAAATTCAGCCGACATCAACCTTTGCTTACTGACGCTTTTAACCGAGGCAAATATTACCGCTTCGCCGGTGTTATTGAGCACAAGGGAGAACGGCGCGCACCCGGGCTTTCCTATGCTAACGGATTTTAACAATGTCCTTGTTCAGGCGGTGATTGGTGATAAGACCATCCTTCTAGACGCTACCGATAAAGACCACGCGCCTAACCTCATTGCTTACCAGAATTTAAACCACGAAGGTTTGAAGATAGATCTGGCCAATGAGAACGCGGAATGGATTTCGCTGGAAACAACTCATCCGAGCAGAAGGAGCATTTCCATGATGCTGACGTTAGACAAAGAAAACAAATTTAACGGCAAGCTCTACTTATCCTCAACAGGTTATGAAGCTTTAAACCTTAGGGATAAATACCGTTCTGCTGCCAATGAGTTGGATTATCTAAAAGATTATAAAACCGGAAAAACAGGCTTAGGCGTAAAAAACTATAAGATAGATAACCTGAACGATCCTGCCGAACCCCTGGTGGAGACTATGGATGTACTGATTGAGGACAATATTGAGGAAGCAGGGAACCTGGCTTACTTTGCCCCTCTTTTGTTTGAAAGAACAAAGGAGAACCCTTTTCGGCAGGAGGAAAGGGTGTTTCCGGTCGACTTTGCCTATCCTACAGAAGAAAATTACCGTATTACCATAGATTTTCCTGAAGGATACCAATTGGATAAAACACCAAAAAATGAAAAAATAGTATTACCTGAAGATAAGGCATCATTTACATTCCTGTTTGCCATAGACCAAAATAAACTGATGATCACCAGCAAAATACAAGTTAGAAAATCCTTCTTTACTCCTGAGGAATATCAGGACCTGAAAGAACTTTTTAAAAATGTAGTAAGGAAGCAGGCTGAGCAGATTGTATTTAAGAAAAGTTAA